From Camelus bactrianus isolate YW-2024 breed Bactrian camel chromosome 35, ASM4877302v1, whole genome shotgun sequence, a single genomic window includes:
- the LOC105071679 gene encoding sialomucin core protein 24-like isoform X2, with product MSGLSRSLLWVAGCLAALCVLTTAQSSDLTLKVTTPTTSPTTTKTAPVTPTTHPTVTTPAPEICESRNSCVSCFNASTAHTTRFGIECKGKSYYSDNSTVSDCQVVNGTEFCSVPTTTSLPTTTTTDSTNTTLTLTSQPVRKSTFDVASFIGGIVLVLGVQAVIFFLYKFCKSKE from the exons ATGTCTGGTCTCTCCCGCTCGCTGCTTTGGGTGGCCGGTTGCCTGGCTGCGCTCTGCGTGCTGACCACAGCTCAGAGCTCCGATTTGACCCTGAAAGTGACTACACCCACTACTTCACCGACCACCACCAAGACAGCCCCAGTGACACCGACAACGCATCCGACGGTCACCACTCCAGCACCTGAAATCTGTGAAAGCCGCAACAGCTGTGTTTCCTGTTTTAATGCTAGCACTGCTCATACTACCCGCTTTGGGATAGAATGTAAAGGTAAAAGCTACTATTCAGATAATTCAACAGTTAGTGATTGCCAGGTGGTGAATGGCACAGAATTCTGTTCTGTGCCCACTACCACATCGTTGCCAACCA CTACTACTACAGATTCAACTAACACCACTTTAACTCTGACTTCACAACCTGTGAGGAAGTCAACCTTTGACGTAGCCAGTTTCATTGGAGGAATTGTCCTTGTCTTGGGTGTGcaggctgtaattttctttctctataaattCTGCAAGTCTAAAGAATGA
- the LOC105071679 gene encoding sialomucin core protein 24-like isoform X1 has product MSGLSRSLLWVAGCLAALCVLTTAQSSDLTLKVTTPTTSPTTTKTAPVTPTTHPTVTTPAPEICESRNSCVSCFNASTAHTTRFGIECKGKSYYSDNSTVSDCQVVNGTEFCSVPTTTSLPTSSTAKTTTLPSPSTTSTTATTTDSTNTTLTLTSQPVRKSTFDVASFIGGIVLVLGVQAVIFFLYKFCKSKE; this is encoded by the coding sequence ATGTCTGGTCTCTCCCGCTCGCTGCTTTGGGTGGCCGGTTGCCTGGCTGCGCTCTGCGTGCTGACCACAGCTCAGAGCTCCGATTTGACCCTGAAAGTGACTACACCCACTACTTCACCGACCACCACCAAGACAGCCCCAGTGACACCGACAACGCATCCGACGGTCACCACTCCAGCACCTGAAATCTGTGAAAGCCGCAACAGCTGTGTTTCCTGTTTTAATGCTAGCACTGCTCATACTACCCGCTTTGGGATAGAATGTAAAGGTAAAAGCTACTATTCAGATAATTCAACAGTTAGTGATTGCCAGGTGGTGAATGGCACAGAATTCTGTTCTGTGCCCACTACCACATCGTTGCCAACCAGTTCTACAGCTAAAACCACAACTCTGCCTTCCCCTTCTACAACTTCCACCACAGCTACTACTACAGATTCAACTAACACCACTTTAACTCTGACTTCACAACCTGTGAGGAAGTCAACCTTTGACGTAGCCAGTTTCATTGGAGGAATTGTCCTTGTCTTGGGTGTGcaggctgtaattttctttctctataaattCTGCAAGTCTAAAGAATGA